A window from Aquabacterium sp. NJ1 encodes these proteins:
- the urtA gene encoding urea ABC transporter substrate-binding protein produces MSKSEKDLSLNRRRVLQGLGAVPLMGVTGLSYGAAPATSAVNTTKLAVTDTEVIVGQLHSATGTMAISETGSIQAEQLAIDQINAMGGVLGRKIKVIKEDGASDWPTFAEKSKKLLVNDRVACVFGCWTSASRKAVLPIFEKENGLLYYPTFYEGLEQSKNVIYTGQEATQQIIWGLDWGAKEKKAKTFFLVGSDYIWPRTSMKIARKHIETVGKLGKVVGEEYYPLGNTNFNSLINKIKLAKPDCIFAAVVGGSNVAFYKQLKAAGITGAKQFLLTLSVTEDEMLGVGGENFAGFYSSMKYFQSLPNDNNKKFVEAFKKAYGPKSVIGDVTQAGYLGPWLWKAAVERAGSFDVDKVVAASPGIELKTAPEGYVKLHENHHLWSRARIAQGQADGTFKVVAESKDLIEPNPFPKGYQ; encoded by the coding sequence ATGTCGAAGTCCGAAAAAGATCTGTCCCTCAACCGCCGCCGCGTCCTGCAAGGCCTGGGTGCCGTCCCGCTGATGGGCGTCACCGGCCTGAGCTACGGCGCCGCACCCGCCACCTCGGCCGTCAACACGACCAAGCTGGCCGTGACCGACACCGAAGTGATCGTCGGTCAGCTGCACTCGGCCACGGGCACCATGGCCATTTCGGAAACCGGTTCGATCCAGGCCGAGCAGCTGGCCATCGACCAGATCAATGCCATGGGCGGTGTGCTGGGCCGCAAGATCAAGGTGATCAAGGAAGACGGCGCCTCCGACTGGCCCACGTTTGCCGAGAAGTCCAAGAAGCTGCTGGTCAACGACCGCGTGGCCTGCGTGTTCGGCTGCTGGACATCGGCCTCGCGCAAGGCCGTGCTGCCCATCTTCGAAAAGGAAAACGGCCTGCTGTACTACCCCACCTTCTATGAAGGCCTGGAGCAGTCCAAGAACGTGATCTACACGGGCCAGGAAGCCACGCAGCAGATCATCTGGGGCCTGGACTGGGGCGCCAAGGAGAAGAAGGCCAAGACTTTCTTCCTCGTGGGCTCGGACTACATCTGGCCGCGCACCTCGATGAAGATCGCACGCAAGCACATCGAGACGGTCGGCAAACTGGGCAAGGTGGTCGGCGAAGAGTACTACCCGCTGGGCAACACCAACTTCAACTCGCTGATCAACAAGATCAAGCTGGCCAAGCCCGATTGCATCTTCGCCGCCGTGGTGGGTGGCTCCAACGTGGCCTTCTACAAGCAACTCAAGGCCGCCGGCATCACCGGCGCCAAGCAGTTCCTGCTGACCTTGTCGGTGACCGAGGACGAAATGCTGGGCGTGGGCGGCGAGAACTTCGCCGGCTTCTACTCGTCGATGAAGTACTTCCAGTCGCTGCCCAACGACAACAACAAGAAGTTCGTCGAAGCCTTCAAGAAGGCCTATGGCCCGAAATCGGTGATCGGCGACGTGACCCAGGCCGGCTACCTCGGCCCCTGGTTGTGGAAGGCCGCCGTCGAGAGGGCCGGCAGCTTCGATGTGGACAAGGTCGTGGCCGCATCGCCTGGCATCGAGTTGAAGACCGCGCCCGAGGGCTACGTGAAGCTGCACGAGAACCACCACCTGTGGAGCCGTGCGCGCATTGCGCAGGGGCAGGCGGATGGGACCTTCAAGGTGGTGGCCGAGTCCAAGGACTTGATCGAACCCAACCCCTTCCCCAAGGGTTATCAATAA
- a CDS encoding ATP-binding protein produces the protein MSVARQKIFRIRREYNSWVANETLEDYALRYTPRTFRKWSELRVANTAFGAVSFLALEAIGGAIALNYGFTNALWAILVVGLITFLTGLPISYYAAKYGVDMDLLTRGAGFGYLGSTLTSLIYASFTFIFFALEAAIMALAIQMVFDWPLPLCYVVSSLVIIPLVTHGVTLISRLQMWTQPLWLTLWVCPFLFVAFKNPQAYVAFTGLTGRSTGHNGFDMTAFGLASTVAFALIVQIGEQVDFLRFLPEKTRENRVRWWTAVLVAGPGWVVPGMLKMLAGAFLAFLALQHEVPVDKAIEPTQMYLAGFGEVFSSPEWVLGATVLFVIVSQVKINVTNAYAGSLAWSNFFARLTHSHPGRVVWLVFNVLIAVLLMTLGVFGALERVLGLYSNVAIAWVGALVADLMVNKPMGWSPKGIEFKRAHLYDLNPVGLGATLSAALLAVSAHAGLLGEALVAWSSFIALGIALVMSPLLAWATQGRYYLARQPRTHWKPGQLVRCSVCENHFEAEDMATCPAYDAPICSLCCTLESRCHDRCKTRSRAAEQVSDGLMAVLPTQLSRRINFRVGHYLVVFLSIAAMLAFVLGVVYYQEGVVRPSLADGSLAPGGLEGPFIKVFALMLLAAAVCAWWVVLASESRRMAQDDSNRHNQLLQLEIDAHRRTDAALQQAKELAEAANQAKTRYVAGMTHELRTPLNSILGYAQILLKDAPAVGKKRSALNTIQRSGEHLMGLIDGLLDLARIEAGRLRLESAPVPLREFLDDVVSMVQPQAEAKGLGFKLETRGRVPAWVQADVKRLRQILLNLLSNAVRFTEKGRITLVLDARREVLRFEVLDTGIGIAPQDLERIFLPFERGSGGRRSSEPGTGLGLTITHLLTELMGGELSVQSVMGQGSTFSVRLYLREIAAPPEARALASGVGAARLLHHPVTGYEGARKTLLVVDDQPIQRQMLAGMLLPLGFDIREAASGQEGLESVKEHCPDAVLLDITMDDMDGWRTARAIRQAGFLDVPIIMVSANVFENRPENLAAAQCQAFVAKPVMESELLDTLSAQLGLSWVTTHPAAPGAEHNAECSAEYNAQSKPPDTVPQLDLFAQAASPVSADAAWELDRLARKGHVQGLHEALDEWTRAAPDQLNHWRRLRELLEQFDLDAMVSYLAPYLAEDTLDEPQA, from the coding sequence GTGTCCGTAGCCCGGCAAAAGATCTTTCGCATTCGCCGTGAATACAACTCCTGGGTTGCCAACGAAACCCTGGAGGACTACGCCCTGCGCTACACGCCGCGCACCTTTCGCAAGTGGAGCGAGCTGCGCGTGGCCAACACGGCCTTTGGCGCCGTGTCCTTCCTGGCGCTCGAAGCCATCGGCGGCGCCATTGCGCTGAACTACGGTTTCACCAATGCGCTGTGGGCCATCCTGGTGGTGGGCCTGATCACCTTCCTCACCGGCCTGCCCATCAGCTACTACGCGGCCAAATACGGCGTCGACATGGACCTGCTCACGCGCGGTGCGGGCTTCGGCTACCTGGGCTCGACGCTGACCTCGCTGATCTACGCCAGCTTCACCTTCATCTTCTTCGCGCTGGAGGCGGCCATCATGGCGCTGGCCATCCAGATGGTGTTCGACTGGCCCTTGCCGCTTTGTTATGTGGTGTCCTCGCTGGTCATCATTCCCCTGGTCACCCATGGCGTGACGCTGATCTCGCGGCTGCAGATGTGGACGCAGCCGCTTTGGTTGACGCTGTGGGTCTGCCCGTTTCTCTTTGTGGCCTTCAAGAACCCGCAGGCCTATGTGGCCTTCACGGGCCTGACGGGGCGCAGCACGGGCCACAACGGCTTTGACATGACCGCGTTCGGCCTGGCGTCGACCGTGGCCTTCGCCTTGATCGTGCAGATCGGCGAGCAGGTGGACTTCCTGCGCTTCCTGCCCGAGAAGACCCGCGAGAACCGCGTGCGCTGGTGGACGGCCGTGCTGGTGGCCGGGCCGGGCTGGGTGGTGCCGGGCATGCTCAAGATGCTGGCCGGCGCCTTCCTGGCATTCCTGGCCTTGCAGCATGAGGTGCCGGTGGACAAGGCCATCGAGCCCACGCAGATGTACCTGGCGGGCTTCGGCGAGGTGTTCTCATCGCCCGAATGGGTACTGGGTGCCACCGTGCTGTTCGTGATCGTGTCGCAGGTCAAGATCAACGTGACCAATGCCTACGCGGGCTCGCTGGCCTGGTCCAACTTCTTTGCGCGGCTCACGCACAGCCATCCGGGTCGGGTGGTGTGGCTGGTCTTCAATGTGCTGATCGCCGTGCTGCTGATGACGCTGGGTGTGTTCGGCGCGCTGGAGCGTGTGCTGGGGCTCTATAGCAATGTGGCCATCGCCTGGGTGGGGGCCCTGGTGGCGGACCTGATGGTCAACAAGCCCATGGGCTGGTCACCCAAGGGCATCGAGTTCAAGCGCGCCCATCTGTATGACCTCAACCCTGTGGGGCTGGGCGCCACCTTGTCGGCGGCCTTGCTGGCCGTATCGGCCCACGCGGGCTTGCTGGGTGAGGCCCTGGTGGCCTGGTCTTCGTTCATCGCGCTGGGCATTGCGCTGGTGATGTCGCCTTTGCTGGCCTGGGCCACGCAGGGGCGTTACTACCTGGCGCGCCAGCCGAGAACCCACTGGAAGCCCGGCCAGCTGGTGCGCTGCTCGGTGTGCGAGAACCACTTCGAGGCCGAGGACATGGCCACCTGCCCGGCCTACGACGCGCCCATTTGCTCGCTGTGCTGCACGCTGGAGTCGCGCTGCCATGACCGCTGCAAGACGCGTTCGCGTGCGGCCGAGCAGGTCTCGGATGGCCTGATGGCCGTGCTGCCGACGCAGCTGTCGAGGCGAATCAACTTCCGGGTGGGGCACTACCTCGTGGTGTTCCTGTCGATCGCCGCCATGCTGGCCTTCGTGCTGGGCGTGGTCTATTACCAGGAAGGGGTGGTGCGCCCGAGTTTGGCCGACGGCAGCCTGGCGCCTGGCGGGCTCGAAGGCCCCTTCATCAAGGTGTTTGCACTCATGCTGCTGGCTGCGGCCGTGTGCGCCTGGTGGGTGGTGCTGGCCTCCGAGAGCCGGCGCATGGCGCAGGACGACTCCAACCGGCACAACCAGTTGCTGCAGCTCGAGATCGACGCCCACCGCCGCACCGATGCGGCCTTGCAGCAGGCCAAGGAGCTGGCCGAGGCTGCCAACCAGGCCAAGACCCGTTACGTGGCGGGCATGACGCACGAACTGCGCACACCGCTCAACAGCATCCTGGGTTATGCGCAGATCTTGTTGAAGGATGCGCCTGCAGTCGGCAAGAAGCGCTCGGCGCTCAACACCATCCAGCGCAGCGGCGAGCACCTCATGGGCTTGATCGATGGCCTGCTGGACCTGGCCCGGATCGAAGCGGGCCGGCTGCGGCTGGAGTCGGCACCTGTGCCCTTGCGCGAGTTCCTGGACGACGTGGTCAGCATGGTGCAGCCCCAGGCCGAAGCCAAGGGGCTGGGCTTCAAGCTGGAGACGCGGGGCCGCGTGCCCGCCTGGGTGCAAGCTGATGTCAAGCGCTTGCGCCAGATCCTGCTCAACCTGCTGAGCAATGCCGTGCGCTTCACCGAGAAGGGCCGCATCACCCTGGTGCTGGATGCACGCCGCGAGGTGCTGCGCTTCGAGGTGCTGGACACCGGCATCGGCATTGCACCGCAGGATCTGGAGCGCATCTTCCTGCCCTTCGAGCGCGGCAGTGGCGGGCGGCGCAGCAGCGAGCCGGGCACGGGCCTGGGCCTGACCATCACCCACCTGCTCACCGAGCTGATGGGGGGCGAGCTCAGCGTGCAAAGCGTGATGGGGCAGGGCAGCACCTTCAGCGTGCGCCTGTACCTGCGCGAGATCGCCGCACCGCCGGAGGCGCGTGCGCTGGCGTCCGGTGTGGGCGCCGCACGTTTGTTGCACCACCCCGTCACGGGCTACGAGGGCGCGCGCAAGACCTTGCTGGTGGTGGACGACCAGCCCATCCAGCGCCAGATGCTGGCCGGCATGCTGCTGCCCCTGGGCTTTGACATCCGTGAAGCGGCCAGCGGGCAAGAGGGCCTGGAGAGCGTCAAGGAGCACTGCCCCGATGCGGTCTTGCTGGACATCACCATGGATGACATGGACGGCTGGCGCACGGCCCGTGCCATCCGGCAGGCCGGCTTTCTTGACGTGCCCATCATCATGGTGTCGGCCAATGTGTTCGAGAACCGGCCGGAGAACCTGGCGGCCGCACAATGCCAGGCCTTTGTGGCCAAGCCCGTGATGGAGTCGGAACTGCTGGACACCCTGTCGGCGCAACTGGGCCTGAGCTGGGTCACGACCCACCCCGCAGCGCCGGGCGCCGAGCACAACGCCGAATGCAGTGCCGAATACAACGCTCAGAGCAAGCCACCAGATACCGTGCCGCAGCTGGACCTGTTCGCGCAAGCCGCCTCACCGGTGTCTGCCGATGCCGCCTGGGAACTGGACCGTCTGGCGCGCAAGGGCCACGTACAGGGCCTGCATGAGGCCCTCGATGAGTGGACCCGCGCCGCACCCGATCAACTCAACCATTGGCGCAGGCTGCGTGAGCTGCTGGAGCAGTTCGATCTGGACGCCATGGTCTCGTATCTCGCCCCTTATCTCGCAGAGGACACACTGGATGAACCCCAAGCTTGA
- the fmdA gene encoding formamidase, producing the protein MADTLIKVDLTQSPTLNENIHNRWHPDIPMACWVNPGDEFILETFDWTGGFIKNNDSADDVRDIDLTTVHYLSGPVGVKGAEPGDLLVVDLLDIGAKQDSLWGFNGFFSKQNGGGFLTEHFPLAQKSIWDIHGMFTKSRHVPGVSYAGLIHPGLIGCLPDHKMLEAWNTREQELIDSNPGVTGLANPPFAGTAHMGKLTGEAKDKAAATAARTVPPREHGGNCDIKDLSRGSKVYFPVYVDGAGLSVGDLHFSQGDGEITFCGAIEMAGWVHMKVTLIKGGMAKYGIKNPIFKPSPIKPVYNDYLIFEGISVDEQGKQLYLDVNVAYRQACLNAIEYLKKFGYSGAQAYSILGTAPVQGHISGVVDVPNACATLWLPTEIFDFDINPTAVGPTKFLDGSIDMPISPDVK; encoded by the coding sequence ATGGCTGACACCCTGATCAAGGTCGACCTGACCCAATCGCCCACCCTGAACGAAAACATCCACAACCGCTGGCACCCCGACATTCCCATGGCCTGCTGGGTCAACCCTGGCGATGAGTTCATCCTGGAGACCTTCGACTGGACCGGCGGCTTCATCAAGAACAACGACTCGGCCGATGACGTGCGCGACATCGACCTCACCACCGTGCACTACCTCAGCGGCCCGGTGGGCGTGAAGGGTGCCGAGCCCGGCGACCTGCTGGTGGTCGACCTGCTGGACATCGGTGCCAAGCAAGACTCGCTGTGGGGCTTCAACGGCTTCTTCAGCAAGCAAAACGGTGGCGGCTTCCTGACCGAACACTTCCCACTGGCCCAGAAATCAATCTGGGACATCCACGGCATGTTCACCAAGAGCCGCCACGTGCCCGGTGTCAGCTATGCCGGCCTGATCCACCCCGGCCTCATCGGTTGCCTGCCCGACCACAAGATGCTCGAAGCCTGGAACACCCGCGAGCAGGAGCTGATCGACTCGAACCCCGGCGTCACCGGCCTGGCCAACCCGCCGTTTGCCGGCACCGCCCACATGGGCAAGCTCACGGGCGAAGCCAAGGACAAGGCCGCCGCCACGGCCGCCCGTACCGTGCCCCCGCGCGAACACGGCGGCAACTGCGACATCAAGGACCTGTCGCGCGGCTCCAAGGTCTACTTCCCTGTGTATGTGGATGGCGCCGGCCTCTCCGTGGGTGACCTGCACTTCTCGCAAGGCGATGGCGAGATCACCTTCTGCGGCGCCATCGAGATGGCCGGCTGGGTGCACATGAAGGTCACGCTGATCAAGGGCGGCATGGCCAAGTACGGCATCAAGAACCCGATCTTCAAGCCCAGCCCGATCAAGCCGGTCTACAACGACTACCTGATCTTCGAAGGCATCTCGGTGGACGAGCAAGGCAAGCAGCTCTACCTGGACGTGAACGTGGCCTACCGCCAGGCCTGCCTCAACGCCATCGAGTACCTCAAGAAGTTCGGCTACAGCGGCGCACAGGCCTACTCCATCCTGGGCACGGCACCGGTGCAGGGCCACATCAGCGGCGTGGTGGACGTGCCCAATGCCTGCGCCACCTTGTGGCTGCCCACCGAGATCTTCGACTTCGACATCAACCCGACCGCGGTCGGCCCCACGAAGTTCCTGGACGGCAGCATCGACATGCCGATCTCGCCGGACGTCAAGTAA
- the urtD gene encoding urea ABC transporter ATP-binding protein UrtD, whose amino-acid sequence MSAAVTKAKEFVLYIEDLTVSFDGFKAIDSLNLYVDKNELRVIIGPNGAGKTTLLDLICGKTKASTGSIKFKDEELTKKPEHQIVRAGVGRKFQTPSIYENLSVFQNLEVSFPRGRSVLGALGFKCTDEVKARVQVVAEEIGLADKLDTEAGLLSHGQKQWLEIGMLLMQEPELLMLDEPIAGMSAKEREQTAELLKRICKNRSMIVIEHDMAFVAQIASKVTVMHQGKILAEGTMDQVQNDPKVIDVYLGH is encoded by the coding sequence ATGAGTGCCGCCGTCACCAAAGCCAAAGAGTTCGTTCTCTACATCGAAGACCTCACCGTGTCCTTTGATGGCTTCAAGGCCATCGACAGCCTGAACCTGTATGTCGACAAGAACGAGTTGCGCGTGATCATCGGCCCCAACGGGGCTGGCAAGACCACCCTGCTCGATCTGATCTGCGGCAAGACCAAGGCCAGCACCGGCAGCATCAAGTTCAAGGATGAAGAGCTGACGAAGAAGCCCGAGCACCAGATCGTGCGAGCCGGCGTGGGCCGCAAGTTCCAGACGCCCTCGATCTACGAGAACCTCAGCGTCTTCCAGAACCTGGAGGTGTCCTTCCCGAGAGGCCGTTCGGTGCTGGGCGCGCTGGGCTTCAAGTGCACCGACGAGGTCAAGGCCCGCGTGCAGGTCGTGGCCGAAGAGATCGGCCTGGCCGACAAGCTGGACACCGAAGCCGGCCTGCTCTCCCACGGGCAAAAGCAGTGGCTGGAGATCGGCATGCTGCTGATGCAGGAGCCCGAGCTGCTGATGCTGGACGAGCCCATTGCAGGCATGAGCGCCAAGGAGCGCGAGCAGACGGCCGAGCTGCTCAAGCGCATCTGCAAGAACCGCTCGATGATCGTGATCGAACACGACATGGCTTTCGTGGCGCAGATCGCCTCGAAGGTGACGGTGATGCACCAGGGAAAGATCCTGGCCGAGGGGACGATGGACCAGGTCCAGAACGACCCCAAGGTGATCGACGTTTATCTGGGTCACTGA
- the urtC gene encoding urea ABC transporter permease subunit UrtC, which produces MSKVQTWIAQQKLGSIALLALLLIVVFPLTLDIFRLNLIGKYLTYAFVALGLVMLWGHAGILSLGQGVFFGLGGYMMAMFLKLEASDPISTKIQSTPGIPDFMDWNQLTALPSWWVPFKSLPLALIAVLVVPTLLAFIVSFAMFKRRVGGVYFAIITQAVALILTVLIIGQQGYTGGVNGITDLKTLLGWDIRTDHAKYILYYVCVGLLLASVFLCRWVQSSKLGTLLLAMRDKEDRVRFSGYDVAMFKVFAFCLAAMLSAIGGAMFTLQVGFMSPSFVGIVPSIEMVIFAAVGGRMSLVGSIYGALLVNFGKTYFSESAPDLWLFLMSGLFIGVTMAFPDGLAGLVEQKLKPWWARRQADRAAQAERIQAAHAAYPQVLPPAQGAMPHGMSSQQA; this is translated from the coding sequence ATGAGCAAGGTTCAAACCTGGATCGCACAGCAAAAGCTGGGCAGCATTGCGCTGCTGGCCCTGCTGCTGATCGTGGTCTTCCCCCTCACGCTGGACATCTTCCGGCTCAACCTGATCGGCAAGTACCTGACTTATGCCTTCGTGGCCTTGGGCCTGGTGATGCTGTGGGGCCACGCCGGCATCCTCAGCCTCGGTCAAGGCGTTTTCTTTGGCCTGGGTGGCTACATGATGGCCATGTTCCTCAAGCTGGAGGCCTCCGACCCCATCAGCACCAAGATCCAGTCCACACCCGGCATTCCCGACTTCATGGACTGGAACCAGCTCACCGCCCTGCCCTCCTGGTGGGTGCCGTTCAAGAGCCTGCCGCTGGCCCTGATCGCGGTGCTGGTGGTGCCCACGCTGCTGGCCTTCATCGTCAGCTTCGCCATGTTCAAGCGGCGCGTGGGCGGCGTGTACTTCGCCATCATCACGCAGGCGGTGGCCCTGATCCTGACGGTGCTGATCATCGGCCAGCAAGGCTACACCGGCGGTGTCAACGGCATCACGGACCTCAAGACGCTGCTGGGCTGGGACATCCGCACCGACCACGCCAAGTACATCCTGTACTACGTGTGCGTGGGCCTGCTGCTGGCCTCGGTGTTCCTGTGCCGCTGGGTGCAGTCCTCCAAGCTGGGCACGCTCTTGCTGGCCATGCGTGACAAGGAAGACCGCGTGCGCTTCTCCGGCTACGACGTGGCCATGTTCAAGGTCTTCGCCTTCTGCCTGGCCGCCATGCTGTCGGCGATTGGCGGGGCCATGTTCACGCTGCAGGTCGGCTTCATGTCGCCCTCCTTCGTGGGCATCGTGCCCTCCATCGAGATGGTGATCTTTGCCGCAGTGGGTGGCCGCATGAGCCTGGTCGGCTCGATCTACGGCGCGCTGCTGGTGAACTTCGGCAAGACCTACTTCTCGGAGAGCGCCCCCGATCTGTGGCTGTTCCTGATGTCGGGCCTGTTCATCGGCGTGACCATGGCCTTCCCCGACGGGCTGGCTGGCCTGGTGGAGCAAAAGCTCAAGCCCTGGTGGGCCAGGCGCCAGGCAGACCGTGCCGCGCAGGCCGAGCGCATCCAGGCGGCCCATGCGGCCTACCCCCAAGTGCTGCCGCCGGCTCAAGGCGCCATGCCGCACGGCATGAGCAGCCAGCAAGCGTGA
- the urtB gene encoding urea ABC transporter permease subunit UrtB, with protein MSFAEMMNIGLMQGFAGLSLFSVLLLMGLGLAVIFGQMGVINMAHGEFMTIGAYTVYMGSTLTEKYAPNLVQAYFPFAIVAAFLIAFGVGWLTEWALIRHLYKRPLDTLLATWGLSLGLQQVFRTAIGPKEVSPTLPDWLMGSWSPHEGLDIPINGMFVMGLTALVTVLLMIALYKARWGLRVRATVSNRVMANAIGINTKKTDRLTFAIGCGIAGVAGAAFTTIGSTGPTSGSLYIVDSFLVVTFGGAGSLLGTVASAFGIAQTQSISEFFMTGSNAKVLTLLTVVTILMLRPQGLFPSKVRK; from the coding sequence ATGTCTTTTGCAGAAATGATGAACATTGGCCTGATGCAGGGCTTTGCGGGCTTGAGCCTGTTCTCCGTCCTGCTGCTCATGGGCCTGGGCCTGGCAGTGATCTTTGGCCAGATGGGTGTGATCAACATGGCGCATGGCGAGTTCATGACCATTGGTGCCTACACCGTGTACATGGGCTCGACCCTGACCGAGAAGTACGCACCGAACCTGGTGCAGGCCTACTTCCCGTTTGCCATCGTGGCCGCCTTCCTGATCGCCTTTGGCGTGGGTTGGCTCACCGAATGGGCCTTGATCCGGCACCTGTACAAGCGCCCCTTGGACACCCTGCTGGCCACCTGGGGCCTGAGCCTGGGTCTGCAGCAGGTCTTTCGTACCGCCATCGGCCCCAAGGAGGTCAGCCCCACGCTGCCCGACTGGTTGATGGGTTCGTGGTCGCCCCATGAGGGCCTGGACATCCCCATCAATGGCATGTTCGTGATGGGCCTCACCGCCCTGGTCACCGTGCTGCTGATGATCGCGCTGTACAAGGCCCGCTGGGGTCTGCGTGTGCGCGCCACGGTGAGCAACCGCGTGATGGCCAACGCCATCGGCATCAACACCAAGAAGACCGACCGCCTGACCTTTGCGATTGGTTGCGGCATTGCCGGTGTGGCGGGTGCGGCCTTCACCACCATTGGCTCCACCGGCCCGACCAGCGGCTCGCTCTACATCGTGGACTCCTTCCTGGTGGTCACCTTCGGCGGCGCCGGCAGCCTCTTGGGCACGGTGGCATCGGCCTTCGGCATCGCCCAGACGCAATCGATCAGCGAGTTCTTCATGACGGGCTCGAACGCCAAGGTGCTCACGCTGCTGACGGTGGTCACCATCCTGATGCTGCGTCCGCAAGGCCTGTTCCCCTCGAAGGTCCGCAAGTAA
- a CDS encoding CBS domain-containing protein: protein MTTVAEVLRGKQSQTVYTIAPTASVYDALVLMADKGIGALLVMESGQVVGIVTERDYARKIALMSRLSRETEVREIMTMAVMYVRPNQTSDECMALMTENRLRHLPVMDDGKLLGMVSIGDLVKGIISEQKFIIEQLEHYITGARA from the coding sequence GTGACCACCGTTGCAGAAGTTCTCAGAGGCAAACAAAGCCAGACCGTCTACACCATCGCGCCCACGGCCTCCGTGTACGACGCACTGGTGCTGATGGCTGACAAAGGCATCGGCGCGCTGCTGGTGATGGAGTCCGGCCAGGTGGTCGGCATCGTCACCGAGCGCGACTATGCGCGCAAGATCGCCCTCATGTCCCGCTTGTCCAGGGAGACGGAGGTGCGCGAGATCATGACCATGGCCGTGATGTATGTGCGGCCGAACCAGACCAGCGACGAGTGCATGGCCCTGATGACGGAAAACCGCCTGCGCCACCTGCCTGTGATGGACGATGGCAAGCTGCTGGGCATGGTCTCCATCGGTGACCTGGTCAAAGGCATCATCTCCGAGCAGAAGTTCATCATCGAGCAACTGGAGCACTACATCACGGGGGCGCGTGCCTGA
- a CDS encoding zinc ribbon domain-containing protein: MPTYDYACPSCGGFDALRSLAQRNDPCACPDCGTDSPRVFVSAPRLACVSSQTRTAMETNERAQHAPMSSKEYGGYQRLKHPSGCGCCSPGAKRSATVKAANGSKMFPSKRPWMISH, encoded by the coding sequence ATGCCCACCTATGACTACGCGTGCCCGAGCTGCGGGGGCTTCGATGCCCTGCGCAGCCTGGCGCAACGCAATGACCCTTGCGCCTGCCCGGACTGCGGCACGGACTCGCCTCGCGTGTTCGTGAGCGCACCCCGCCTGGCCTGCGTGAGCAGCCAGACCCGCACGGCCATGGAAACGAATGAGCGCGCGCAACACGCGCCCATGTCATCCAAGGAATACGGAGGCTACCAGCGGCTCAAGCACCCGTCGGGTTGCGGCTGCTGCTCGCCGGGGGCCAAGCGCAGTGCCACGGTCAAGGCGGCCAATGGCAGCAAGATGTTCCCGTCCAAGCGCCCCTGGATGATCAGCCACTGA
- the urtE gene encoding urea ABC transporter ATP-binding subunit UrtE: MLEVKDLFVSYGQSEALHGISFEANKNETVAIMGRNGMGKTTLFKSLMGVLPTKSGEISVAGNSVVKDESYKRVAKGIAYVPQGRMIFPTLTVEENIQTGLENSKSKKIPDEIYALFPVLFDMRARKGGNLSGGQQQQLAIARALVTDPKVLLLDEPTEGIQPSIIKDIAKALNEIRKLREITIVVSEQVLSFAMDVADRLFVIEGGRLVHETTRADTDAERIKAYLSV, translated from the coding sequence ATGCTGGAAGTCAAAGACCTGTTCGTGAGTTATGGCCAGAGCGAGGCGCTGCATGGCATCTCGTTCGAGGCCAACAAGAATGAAACCGTGGCCATCATGGGCCGTAATGGCATGGGCAAGACCACGCTGTTCAAGAGCCTGATGGGCGTGCTGCCCACCAAGTCTGGCGAGATCAGCGTGGCGGGCAACAGCGTTGTCAAGGACGAGAGCTACAAGCGCGTGGCCAAAGGCATCGCGTATGTGCCGCAGGGCCGCATGATCTTCCCGACCTTGACCGTGGAAGAAAACATCCAGACCGGCCTGGAGAACAGCAAGAGCAAGAAGATCCCCGACGAGATCTATGCGCTCTTCCCCGTGCTGTTCGACATGCGTGCGCGCAAGGGCGGCAACCTGTCGGGCGGGCAGCAGCAGCAACTGGCCATTGCACGCGCGCTGGTCACCGACCCCAAGGTGCTGCTGCTGGACGAGCCCACGGAAGGCATCCAGCCTTCGATCATCAAGGACATCGCCAAGGCGCTCAACGAAATCCGCAAGCTGCGCGAGATCACCATCGTCGTGTCCGAGCAGGTGCTGTCTTTTGCGATGGATGTGGCCGATCGGCTCTTCGTGATCGAAGGCGGCCGCCTGGTCCATGAAACAACCCGCGCCGATACCGATGCCGAGCGCATCAAAGCATACCTGTCCGTTTGA